In the Quercus lobata isolate SW786 chromosome 5, ValleyOak3.0 Primary Assembly, whole genome shotgun sequence genome, one interval contains:
- the LOC115989006 gene encoding uncharacterized protein LOC115989006: MEGKEKWGILYKGKIIPVSDSTIRWIRQDPTEVWGWFETELMVAWKNIFPLMERSKQLGYLPLKDEAWITTPNPWWRFLTDQPPVPSTPMTNSGPSTTRSVMQNSEKYLSEAEAMLTETVISEMKKLINFPMECSLMGSLHRVKMIQFAEPRLSGTIVAKATQGDLGIIMHSVTLIKGIWESRKEMLEVWRLRNTDVSSSLAHEDVVSTHYKMMNILIWNCRGAMKPQFRKTVMDLVEWHAPILMVIIETRMSGARAAEIIETLPFDGHAVADTIGFAGGIWLLWRSDLVNVDVLAATEQEIHALIWEPSEGVPQHADKAHI; this comes from the exons ATGGAAGGCAAGGAGAAGTGGGGGATTCTCTACAAAGGAAAGATCATACCGGTGAGCGACTCAACCATTCGGTGGATAAGACAAGACCCAACAGAGGTGTGGGGCTGGTTCGAAACAGAGCTGATGGTGGCATGGAAGAACATTTTTCCTCTAATGGAGAGAAGCAAGCAGCTGGGTTACTTGCCTTTGAAAGACGAGGCGTGGATCACAACGCCGAACCCATGGTGGAGGTTTTTGACGGATCAGCCTCCAGTACCAAGCACTCCGATGACAAACTCAGGGCCATCAACAACAAGATCCGTAATGCAGAACTCGGAAAAATATCTATCGGAAGCAGAAGCGATGTTGACGGAGACAGTGATTTCAGAAATGAAGAAATTGATCAACTTCCCGATGGAATGCTCGTTGATGGGCAGCCTTCACAGGGTGAAAATGATCCAGTTTGCCGAGCCCAGATTAAGCGGAACGATTGTAGCCAAGGCAACACAAGGGGACTTGGGAATAATCATGCACTCAGTGACTCTAATCAAGGGGATTTGGGAATCGAGGAAAGAGATGTTGGAGGTATGGAGATTGAGAAACACTGATGTTTCTTCTTCTCTGGCTCACGAGGATGTTGTCTCTACTCATTATAAAATGATGAACATTCTGATTTGGAACTGTAGAGGTGCTATGAAACCTCAATTCAGGAAGACGGTCATGGATTTGGTGGAATGGCATGCACCAATCCTTATGGTGATCATTGAAACCAGGATGAGTGGTGCTAGAGCAGCTGAGATCATTGAAACCCTTCCTTTTGATGGGCATGCAGTGGCTGACACCATTGGATTTGCTGGAGGAATATGGTTGCTGTGGCGTTCAGACTTGGTGAATGTGGATGTCCTGGCAGCTACAGAGCAAGAGATTCATGCATTGATATGG GAACCTAGTGAAGGAGTTCCCCAACATGCAGATAAAGCACATATATAG